The region TTCTTTAATGGAGTGGTGTGATTCATTCACTGTTTAATTTGCTTGTCTGGTTGTCAACTCCGTGTGATCTGTGAACATGCAGCACTTATCCTCGACTCACATTAGCTCCAGGACTAACTCCCTGATTTACAGATAAAGGACACAGCTCAAAGCATGACCACACAGGACGCATGTTTCTGAAAATGGTGTGCAACTAATtctgcagcacatttttttttctgtttcagctggatgaaaaatgtgacaaacagTATTCAGATTACAGTCGGGTGAGTGCGCtattattttgtattcattCAATACCTTCAACAAGCATCCGATTTGGTGCCCTCATTTCAAATCTTAGTAGCTACATATCGGGACCACTGAGGTAGATTTGCTAAAGAATGTAACTAGACACCAGAGGTCAACAGGTACAATCCTACAGAGACCTATGAATTAATACAGTAGGTAGTTACagtgtaaccatggcaacacaaCAGAGAAGCATAAGATGGCTTTTGTACACAACGCCTGCTAGTTTGTCAAGTTTATAAAAATCCCCTTTCAGCACATGACTGTGACAATGTCTCCCTCAGGAGGATTTCAATATGACAGAATCACTTGACATGCCCGCAAGATCAGAGGATGGTGTTGGATAACATGTCggggttgtgttgtattttgcCGTGCTGTGCTGTTTTCGTGTTTTTCCGACTGTGACTTCTGTTGCACATTCCGTTCGCAGCCATCTTCCCGCTGTGCCACCCCAGGCCTCTCAGCAGCCACCCTGGCATCGCTGGGTGGCACCTCGTCACGGCGGGGCAGCGCAGACACCGGTAGCGTCTATGACCCTGACACCAGTCTGAGTGAACTTAGGGTAAGGTGTACAACATACTTGGTGTCGACTTTTCTGTACATGTGCCCGAATAAAAATGGttagaaatgcaaatgaattaattttatgTAGAGAAATTGTACTTGTTTTACACTCTGTTGGTCATCGTCACATTCTCATAGTGCTGAAATCCATATGCTCTATGTTTGAGCCATTTatgtaaaaacatctgttcCTTCTGCATATGAACCTCCCACAGCATTGCCTCTGTTGTTCCCTCCCTGCTGTTCTAAGTGTCTGCTTTAACCGTTTTTCTTTTAAGTATGCACGGGAGGTCTGGATTTGACATGTGTCCTGCGTAGCTGTTCCTTTTATCTGGGTGGTCATGTTGTATGCCAGCTACACTGTCTTTGAGATGGTAGCACGGGTGCTTTGTTATCTCTCCTTGATGCTCCCCACCCTCTCTGATGCCCCAGTTCACCCCAACCATTCCTTCCATCTGCCCTACAGGATATCTATGAACTAAAGGACCAGATTCAGGATGTAGAAGGGCGGTACATGCAAGGGCTTAAAGAGCTGAAGGTAGAGGGGCTTGAGCTCACAGCATGCCTTCTCTTGTCCTCTGGGAGCAGTATGGCATCACTAACCCCCCTGCCTCCCCACTCATACCCCACTGTGCCCCCCTCCTGTAGCTCCTAACACCACAGCCATGTCTTTGCGTGCTCCCAGTTTGAATTGCGTAATGCCCCTTTCTTTTGCATGATcttccctcacttcctgttttgatcCCACTCACTGGTCGTGAGTGACACTCCAACATTTCAGCTATGTTCAGAGATGTAAGAAGGAGAGTAACAAGCTCCACCTGCTGACAGATAACAGCAGTGCTTTCAATTATGAGGCTCCTCTTGCACCCAGGCTGTTGTTGCCTCAGTGTTGGAGGGCCCTCTGATTTGACTCCTCCAGTCACCTTCAACAGCTTCCTGTTCTCTTAGAAAGGACACTATATTTTATGGATAAAGAGTAGTTTACTAACAAAGCTGACTCCTGGCTTGTTCCTTGTAGAGTTCCATACAACTGATGAATTTTAGCTAGATGACTTTTCATAATCTTGTTTCCTGATTCACTTGTAGTTCTCTCTTTCAGATCCCCTTTTCACACTGTTGCGTTTCACTCCTGAAAGTGATTCAACGCATTCTAATTATTCTTTGTACAATGTCACCACTTATCACACATCACATATTAGTCCCAAATAACCtgttttgaaatggaaaaataccaCAACAGGTGGTACAGAATTATGCCATTACTTAATCTTACATTTATAAACAAGACAAGAAGTTTGTAGCATGTTTggtgtgttaaatgtgttacAAAAACAAGTTCTTTTTTTATACCAGCGAGCCCACCTGATGCATGTAGGTGAGCCATGCTTTAAATTGGTTTGCTCTGTTTATTAACATGCTTCTACCCGCATCAGGAGTCACTTGCAGAAGTGGAGGAGAAGTATAAGAAAGCCATGGTATCGAATGCACAGCTGGATAACGACAAAGCCAACCTCATCTATCAAGTGGACACACTAAAGGACGTCatagaggagatggaggaacaaatgtcagagatgaggagggagCTGGAAGATAAGTCAAAGGTGAAATATCAGTCATGTTAAATAACGTGACAGAAATCAATTTCATGTTTGGTTAAGTTAAAAAGTATTTATCTGGAAAGGCTGCAGCTAAAATGTCCTCTCTGTGGTTTCAGGAACTAGAAAGACAAAAGCACACATGTACAGTCCTGCAGCATAAACAAGAAGAACTGAAAGAGGGAATCCGCCAGAGAGATGAGCTTATAGAAGTAAGAACCACACCAGACTGCTATTCTGTCAACAACTTGAAAGATGTTGATGCCAATGTCTTGGCTGCAGTGGAGACTGTTCTGCAGGAACTTTGATAAGGATTGATTGGCACTGGCCTGCCTCTAAGTCCTCTCCCAGTCTATTGCTCTGTCTCTTCTGACATTTAGCTGTTTCATTGTCCTGTCTGACTCTGAACACTATCGTTCATTCCTCTCTCAGCATCATCTCCTCAATTTAGTCTCTTCTCACCCCGTTTGTACCTGTCATTTTTGTATCTATGTATTTATGtgcattttctcttcttttgtctttttttccattcaatTTTTCCTATTCTGTTCTTATCTTGTACTGTGTCATCTTGTGACTGCTTAACACCGCTCCAGGAGAGCCAGCGAATGCAGACTAAGTTAGATGCCCTCACCAGAGAGGTGTTTGACCTGCAGGAAACGATAAACTGGAAGGACAAAAAGATTGGGGTAGGAGGTCCCACGCGGATGCTCTGACGGAATATGAGAGGCAATAGATTGTTGTGCTTTTCAGCATTTAGACACAGTGTACATCCAGCTCTTTTGCCTCTCATGCTGTCTCTGCATGTTGGAGACTCTTAGGCATTAGCAATACCCGGACCCATCCACATTCACAGTTTGGATTTTTGCATGTCGAAATAACAGCGTTTTCAGTTTGGATCCTGCTAACAATGCAAGTGCACTGGCACTGTGTTAAAGCTTGAAGTGCACATCCtgcaaaatacttttttttttttgaggattGTTATGTAAACTTAAGAAGTGTAATCCGTGAACTCTAGCATGACATGCATGTTCCACCTGTGGATCAGTTAACTAGTGGTTAGTTAAGTCAGACTCTTAATGATGAAAGCATCGTACTAATATGTAGCTTTTCACAAATTGCAAAATCAGAAGAAATCATCTCCCTCCTTACAGACTTATCAGCCCCTGTGCTCTACTTCTCCTCTTAACTTTTCCCAGTAAATTTCCTGTTAGCATGTCACCTTGTCCTCATCTCTTGGTTTACTATCTGTTTCTACATCCTTTTCGTTGGCTTCAAATGCACAGTGCACGTGTTGTGCATGGAACATGTCTTGCTGTGGCATGTGGTGTTGCATGTCTGTCCAGAGTCTATCCAACTTCTCCTCtgcctgttctcctctctctctcttgtcttctcTCGTCTGTGTGGCCAGGCCctagagaggcagaaagagtaCTTTGATTGCATTAGGAATGAGAGAGATGAGCTCAGAGATGAGCTTGCTGACATCAAGGAGAAGGCCAAAGCAGGAGAGGTAGGTCCACTAAGTCCCAGGAGAAAAATAACAAGGTTAGAGGAATGACTTTTTGGCCACAGAActactttttatacttttcctTTTGGTTGGAAGCCATTTAATGCGatcaaacctgctgctgtgctgtACGTTTtacttcttcctgtttttctttccaccttATTTTCTTGGTATTTCTTGGTGCATGTGCACTATATCAAATTACTGATGGAATTGTTATTTATAGGCTGTATGCATGTAATGTCTCTACAGTAACTTCCCGGAGCGGCAAACATACAACTGTCAACATCTGTTATTATGCATacacatggtaaaaaaaaaaaacccacatagaACATACTGCTGAAAtatcaaacagctgctgtggaCATGACTgttaaacagataaaaaaaacaatttttatcTTTGTAGACTGCCAAAGGTTAAAGGAAGCAGTGTGCAGCAATATTATAGCACATGGTTTACTGATAATAAAACGTGAGACAAACCTGTCTGAACACAGCCAGGATTTCATTAGAAGTCCTCATTATTTTGATCAGGCAAATCCTGACACATCCTGCTTCACTGCAGGACACGTGGTATGTAGTTTGTGCCTTCAAGTTTTCATTAATGCAAAGTTAGGTCAAGTGTTAAGCTACATAGTGCATAAATACATGTGTGTAATTAGCATTTTTACCACAGCAACACGGGCTGGTCATCATCCCAGACGGCACACCAAATGGAGATGTCAACCACGAGCCTCTGTCCTCAGGGATCACTGTGGTCTCCCAGGAGGCTGCCCAGGTGCTGGAGTCTGCAGGAGAGGGCCCACTGGGTGAGTCAGAGGATGAGATTGATGAATGCTAAATATAGGGATCTGATGAGGCGTGTATTTGCATGTACCAGAGCCTGTAACAAGAAGAACACAACTcttcttttttcacatttcagtgaTCCTGTATTCTAACATGTTTGTCTAAGCAGCAAATGTAATTGTTACACATTGATTTTGCTTGTTAAAGTGAATTGCATCAGTTAAAGGTATTTTTCTGCTGTCGTGTAGATGTCAGGCTACGGAAGTTGGCAGAGGAGAAGGATGAACTGTTGTCTCAGATCAGGAAGTTGAAGAATCAGCTGGAggatgagagacagaaacactcGAAGGTGGACAGTGCGTACACAGACGGGGAGAGGATGGAGAATGGTACAGACCTGCACTTTATTGAGATGCAGAGTAAGTTGGCCTTATATTTGTGCAcacattaaaatacatgaaatgacCATTTGaacattgttgtattttcaaacttgctgctttctgttttctctgtaggAGATGCCAACAGACAGATTAGTGAATACAAATTCAAGATTTCTAAGGCAGAACAGGAAATGGGTACAATGGAACAAAATGtgagtgaaaaagaaatgtcatacaAATAATagttcaaattaaattatagAAACATGATATACAGAAATACCAAAAAGTTGTAGGTTTTAGAGCCGTAAATCACCAGTTGTaaactttgtctgtttgtctgtttttcagattAACAGACTTGAAGGGCAAGTGTCCAGGTACAAGGCAGCAGCAGATAACTCGGAGAAAGTAGAAGACGAACTTAAAGCAGAAAAACGGAAACTTCAAAGAGAGGTAAAGACACCGGCTAGCTGGCGTTTTTTAGCGAGAAACATCAGCGGGCTGAATGTAacgtctctcctctgctcccccCACAGCTGCGCACAGCTCTAGATAAGatagaggagatggagatgacCAACAACCACCTAGTAAAGCGCCTTGAGAAGATGAAGGCCAACAGGAACGCCCTTCTGTCACAGCAGTGAGGCAAAGCAGCGTCACCACAGAAGCCCTTAAACTCGCACCTCAGACCTCTGACTGCCATATTGCGTCTGGAgcacatttccattttcagcTGTAACACTTTAAGATTTGTAGCTAAccaaaaacacttaaaaaaacaaacttgtagCACAGGCAAAAAACTGAACTGtgtctggtttttttttggtttttttgaaACCCGGAAGTGTTGGTGTTCTCTGGCGAGCTGCCAGTGTTTTCAGAGGAATGACTCAGAAACTTAACTAATAAAACTACAAAGTTGCTGGGAGATACATCTGAAGAAATTTCTCTAGTCACTACTTAATTTTTCAGAACTTCGTACTACATCATGTTATCCACgagattttatttctctctgactGGGTGCTTGGctgtactttgttttgtttattatcctttttttttttttttttttctttttttttgataagTTGCATGAATGAGTATAATGAAGCTTTTAAACTATTCATCCCTCACGGCTGCTCTGGCCCTGCACCTTCTCTGCTTCCCCTCACACAGTGAAGTGCCTTTTCACACTAGACCGGGGGTCTGCACCGCTCAATGAAACAATAATCGTTTTAACAGGTACAGGATGATGTATTTAAGAAAAGGTGCAGTCattatttgaaaatatatagAACCAATTGTGTCTGCTGCGGTTTCATTgaaatttttcaaatatttaaaagatttcttgacaataaatgtgtaatttacAGAACAGTGCATACAATCTGaatcttttctttgctttttcatgACGTAGTTTGgctattttctactttttcGAATCTGCATCATCAAAACGTGAGGTGTGGATGTGGATTTCTGATACCAATAGCCAGTGATATTTCAGAATATTTAATCTCacttttgttgcagttttgaATCACAGTAGGAAAGGAcaaggtcatttttttttctatttgaaatgttctttttttattctcgACTCCGGCTTCCAGATTAGTTATTGTGACTGGAATAAAGACAGAGGCACAGTTAGGTACATTTCTTCTACAAAGGTTTTCCATCTCTCACTCAACTTTCCATACTCAAATACAGTTGATGTAAACCTGTAATTGTCCATGAAGTATTTGGTAGTGGAGGTTTTACTTTACCTCACACTGATCCCTCCTTACTGCACACATCTCTGAGTGACAGGGGAGATGTAGAAGTAATAAATTAAGCTTGTGTGCTGGCACATTTTAGGTATCGTTATGGGACTCATGACTCAGTTCTATTTTTCCTGGCTGCATGTCCCAAGTCTTACTTTTAGAAAACCATGTGAAGGCTTGGCCCTTTTAAATAGGCCATTCAGCACAACGGTTTCCTGTGAGAGAGCGGACCCTTTTATAAATCGTGGTATATGGTTTTtccacacataaaaataaacatctgaaGTTTTGTTTCATACGAAGAATTTATTTACAGCACAACTGTTACATCAAGTATACAAAGAGCAGCATGTagggttgatttttttttttaagtcacatttGATCATCAGATTCAGCACCTCTCAAACACTTTATAGAGATCAGGCAAGTTGGCGATCTGCAGCACTGTGCCGTCCTCACTGAAGTTCTTGGGAGGACTGAAGAGGGTTCGGAAGGCTTTGAAGATGATGTGCTCCACTTTCCAACGCCACGAGTTCGACTCACCACCCTGAAACAAATATtccaaaacacatcacagttgtttattaagtttttttgattttttttttgtcattcatgtATCGTGTAAGGAATGGTAGAAAAATGCGGTCAACAATGACACCTGCTCCTCTCCCGGCTCAGCCTCCAGGATGTACTGCTTCCTGATGGAGTAGAACATGCTGCACTCCTTACTGAAGTCTCTGAAGCACTCCTTCTCGTTGTCCCAGTTCACCTGCACAACACCACCGAGCAAAAGTCTTCAGATACAGTTTGTGTTTCCAGAGTGTTGTCATAAATGAAGAGAGACTAACAAGGACTTCACCTCAGTGGCCAGGCGCAGGATGAACATGGGGAGACCTTCCATGATAGGAGTGTACTTGTCGAGCAGCAGTGGCAGTCCTGTTAAGTTTCCTTCCTACAATGAATGAGGCTCAATTTTACAACATGGCCTATTGTGAAGTAGCAGGCAAACTCGGGCAGCATGTAGGGTCAGCGCAGAAATAAACCCAGAGCCTGACCTGGTCTATCTCCATGGAGAAGTAGTCCTCTAGCATCTCGGCTTTCTTCTTCAAGAAGTCCACTATGTACTGAGCCAGGCCTTCTTTGGGTCCGTCCTCTTCTGTCCAGCCACTCTCCTCGCATTCCAGAGCCAACATGGCCAGATCATAGAGCGGAGCTGGAGTCTGAATGCACACAATCATTAAAATCACACATGCTGCACAATATCTTCTACTCACTCACAATCTAGACTTTACTCACAGATAGCCTCAGTACACCGAAGTTCCCAAAGTCGTAAGTCAGTATTTGGTAAAAAAGCTCCTGGCTGGAACCAAAAGAAGGAAATGAGACATAAAGCAGCAGGctaaaaacacaggaaatgagcCATGTGTGTCCTGACTCTGACCTGAGTTTGGTGGTGTTGAGCAGATACAGTTTGGTGTGATGTTGAATCAGAGTCCACTGGGGATTGACGCAGCCAACAAACGAGTGGTTCTGCAGCATTTCTTGAAGACCTgaagaaaatatatacaaacTGAAAAGAGCAAAATTGTGTCGAAAAGTAACATTTGATCTAATTTGAATTGTTTAGCTGGAATAGAAGACGATATCATGTTTTGTTTACCTTTGTGTGAATTCTCAGTGatctcagctctcagctctttgATGCTGGTCAGTTTTATGAATCGTCTCTTGGGCACGTCTGCAGCCGTCaggtcctcctcttcttctttttcctcctgctgTTCTTTCCTCGAACGCTTCCTGGctcacaataacacacacacacacacacagctgtcaccatCTGGATACAGCACACTCTGCATGTTTACAGACACTTGTATTCTCAAGACAATAACTCAATGGGACACATTTAAGACTTAacaggctgtgaacatgtttacacattttcatCAGAGATTACACTGCATTAATTACTTTTTTGGCCACATGGGGGCAGTGGGAAACCACTTTTTGATGATTATAACCTTGGCATGAGGTCATCTTCTAAGTTGTAATGACTTAGTTAGCAAGAAATTACCAAtgtacacatccagcagacacagagcaacatcagcattcatttaGAGTTGTTAATAATTACCCTCTCCTTTAGGTTTCTACCAACTACTGAAGAAAATATCTGGGTCTTAAGCTGCTGAATATTTGACTTTTCTTCACCTGCTGGTCCCTAATGTTGCCTCTCTGCTCTTTTGTGCTGGGCAGGGGGTGTACTCTGGATTTATCCACACTTTTTTGCAGAAAACTGGATTACTGAGAGCACTGAGACCAAACCTTAGAGGAAATGTTTttgctgtaaaacaaaacaatatgcttaaagaggaaaaaaaaacctccagagCTGTAGAGAGAGATAATACTATGTGGGTTCATCACTGTAAGTAACACCTTTCAAAAAGATAATAACGATACTCATAatcctactactactactaataataataataataataataacaataataataataataataataatgacaatgacaattaTATGGTGGAGCTTAAAAAACCAGTCAACACATGCACCTACCATCTGTCAACCTGAAAATTCAGGTCAGTAGCAGGTAAACAAGCTGATATCTGTTACTGATTGAGCCAGAGAGGGATGATTCATTTTACGTTTGCATTACTCTTCCTGCTCTCTTACTCAACTCATTTGCCGCTATTCAGACTGAAGCCTCACGCAATGGGATCAATCATCTATCAAGAACTGTCCTGATCTggcttgcaaaaaaaaaaaaaaaaatcacatctgaaTTACTCATGTTGGCTCTGACTGAGTGTTTAATCCTCTGCTGAATACTGACCCGCCCAAACTGATGAATGATCCAGTTATGAAAGAAGTTAATCACCTTGGAACATCAAAAGCACTGATGCCATTTTCTTCCTCGCCTTCTGGCATCTCTGCCTCCTGCTGAGCCAAGGCCTCCAGCATATCAGCATCATCAGTCTCAACCATCTCTACGCTGTCGGGTTGGGCGGTTTTGGTCTCAGCCTCTTTCCTGCTGGGACCAGCTGGTTCGGGGTCAGGCGGCGGCTTCTCTTTCGGCTGGAGGAAGGCGTCCAGCTTCTGAGTGCGACAGTCGGTCCTCACCATCTGATGTGCGTAGACTCTCTCAGTAGAATCTGCCGTGGCGCTGGAGGACTTGACCTCAGTGCCACCTGAGACTGAGAGCCCTGGCAGCAAcgtctgcacaaacacacagagtatgTGTCCTAATACACTATTACACCCGGAAGTTTTTGTATCTtcaaggaaaaagaaaaaaaaaaaaaaaacacaaaacaaatctggGAGGAATGGatgtttggcaaaaaaaagaaaatgtggatgTGAAAACATGGACAGCTTATCAATTACTGTTGTAACAGTGCCGGTGCGAATTTACAGAAACAGTGATTAAGTCATATCGTACTTGGGTGAAATACGTGCGTGAGGAGTTGGAGCCCAGCAGTTTGCTCTCGATGTGCTTCTGAACACTCTCGATGACACTGTCTTCATGCAAGAAATGCACCTCATGTTTTGTGGGGTGAACGTTCACGTCTACATTCTGCGAGGCGATCTCTAAGCTGCGGTGATCAGACAGCATCAgtgaatataaaatgaattcaACCATGACAGAATCCATTCtagaaaacaaatgcacatttaGTTACCTGAGGTAAAGAAAAGGGTGTGTGTTCTTG is a window of Seriola aureovittata isolate HTS-2021-v1 ecotype China chromosome 14, ASM2101889v1, whole genome shotgun sequence DNA encoding:
- the mlh1 gene encoding DNA mismatch repair protein Mlh1 isoform X2, which produces MAGVIRRLDETVVNRIAAGEVIQRPANAVKEMIENCLDAKSTNIQVTVKDGGLKLLQIQDNGTGIRKEDMEIVCERFTTSKLQTFEDLSAIATYGFRGEALASVSHVAHVTITTKTADAKCAYRASYSDSKLKGPPKPCAGNQGTQILVEDLFYNVSTRRKALKSPSDEYSRIVEVVSRYAIHNSGKSFSVKKQGETVADVRTLPNASVVDNIRAVFGNAVSRELIEVGCEDQKLAYKMKGYISNANYSVKKCILVLFINHRLVESSALKKAIETVYAAYLPKNTHPFLYLSLEIASQNVDVNVHPTKHEVHFLHEDSVIESVQKHIESKLLGSNSSRTYFTQTLLPGLSVSGGTEVKSSSATADSTERVYAHQMVRTDCRTQKLDAFLQPKEKPPPDPEPAGPSRKEAETKTAQPDSVEMVETDDADMLEALAQQEAEMPEGEEENGISAFDVPRKRSRKEQQEEKEEEEDLTAADVPKRRFIKLTSIKELRAEITENSHKGLQEMLQNHSFVGCVNPQWTLIQHHTKLYLLNTTKLSQELFYQILTYDFGNFGVLRLSTPAPLYDLAMLALECEESGWTEEDGPKEGLAQYIVDFLKKKAEMLEDYFSMEIDQEGNLTGLPLLLDKYTPIMEGLPMFILRLATEVNWDNEKECFRDFSKECSMFYSIRKQYILEAEPGEEQGGESNSWRWKVEHIIFKAFRTLFSPPKNFSEDGTVLQIANLPDLYKVFERC
- the mlh1 gene encoding DNA mismatch repair protein Mlh1 isoform X1, which produces MAGVIRRLDETVVNRIAAGEVIQRPANAVKEMIENCLDAKSTNIQVTVKDGGLKLLQIQDNGTGIRKEDMEIVCERFTTSKLQTFEDLSAIATYGFRGEALASVSHVAHVTITTKTADAKCAYRASYSDSKLKGPPKPCAGNQGTQILVEDLFYNVSTRRKALKSPSDEYSRIVEVVSRYAIHNSGKSFSVKKQGETVADVRTLPNASVVDNIRAVFGNAVSRELIEVGCEDQKLAYKMKGYISNANYSVKKCILVLFINHRLVESSALKKAIETVYAAYLPKNTHPFLYLSLEIASQNVDVNVHPTKHEVHFLHEDSVIESVQKHIESKLLGSNSSRTYFTQTLLPGLSVSGGTEVKSSSATADSTERVYAHQMVRTDCRTQKLDAFLQPKEKPPPDPEPAGPSRKEAETKTAQPDSVEMVETDDADMLEALAQQEAEMPEGEEENGISAFDVPRKRSRKEQQEEKEEEEDLTAADVPKRRFIKLTSIKELRAEITENSHKGLQEMLQNHSFVGCVNPQWTLIQHHTKLYLLNTTKLRSESGHTWLISCVFSLLLYVSFPSFGSSQELFYQILTYDFGNFGVLRLSTPAPLYDLAMLALECEESGWTEEDGPKEGLAQYIVDFLKKKAEMLEDYFSMEIDQEGNLTGLPLLLDKYTPIMEGLPMFILRLATEVNWDNEKECFRDFSKECSMFYSIRKQYILEAEPGEEQGGESNSWRWKVEHIIFKAFRTLFSPPKNFSEDGTVLQIANLPDLYKVFERC